The following proteins are encoded in a genomic region of Paenibacillus sp. FSL R7-0273:
- a CDS encoding response regulator transcription factor gives MRKVLIVDDEPWVAYGISRLIDWERLGFRIIGEAYDGASAWQQVMQEQPELVISDIRMPGLDGLELLENIKRSGLPTQVVLISGYADFSYAQQAIRHGAFDYLLKQVEQDQLEDAAKRVGEFLDAREQSDSSLDLFLDDLFELLDPDNSVSIAGFIESRRIPASFPHFRFINCLFPEVSPDWPALTSPADAGQLHELRMRTGQNKLSILINYDEDNHPLDLLTYISEHLQAAEWTGISSLGLLDSPLSRLHQEADIALYSSAFYRAENVLRYKPVLPPAELRKMLLRLEVSIKEQSQDDITSDISLIASICRTHLLPADQVAFAYNQIVSLYYKYYESSWSSGPELLTYETIARQHCTSEELFARLGASFENAAGEPAVSPSGLAKRVLDYIDDSFTEDLLLSEVARNFRLSTGYASALVKRETGSTYSDYVTAKRLQLARQLLADPELSIHEIVQRIGYKDYFHFNKLFKKHFGVTPSKYRKL, from the coding sequence ATGAGAAAAGTATTAATCGTCGATGACGAGCCTTGGGTTGCCTATGGCATATCCCGGCTGATTGACTGGGAGCGTCTCGGCTTCAGGATTATCGGAGAAGCCTATGACGGAGCCAGTGCATGGCAGCAGGTGATGCAGGAACAGCCTGAGCTGGTTATTTCCGATATCCGCATGCCCGGACTGGACGGCCTTGAACTGCTTGAAAATATTAAAAGGAGCGGACTTCCCACGCAGGTTGTGCTGATCAGCGGATATGCGGATTTCAGCTATGCCCAGCAGGCAATCCGCCACGGTGCTTTTGATTATCTGCTCAAGCAGGTGGAGCAGGACCAGCTGGAGGATGCGGCTAAACGGGTAGGAGAATTTCTGGATGCCAGGGAGCAGTCCGACAGCAGCCTGGATCTTTTTCTGGATGACCTGTTCGAGCTGCTTGATCCGGATAACAGTGTGAGCATTGCAGGCTTCATTGAAAGCAGGCGGATACCGGCCAGCTTCCCCCACTTCCGCTTCATCAACTGCCTGTTCCCGGAGGTCTCCCCGGACTGGCCGGCCCTAACCAGTCCTGCAGACGCGGGACAGCTTCACGAGCTCCGTATGCGTACGGGACAGAATAAGCTGTCCATTCTTATCAATTATGACGAGGATAACCATCCGCTTGATTTACTGACTTACATTTCAGAGCATCTGCAAGCTGCGGAATGGACCGGCATCAGCAGCCTGGGACTGCTTGACTCCCCGCTTTCCCGCCTTCATCAGGAAGCTGACATTGCTCTATACAGCTCGGCCTTTTACCGGGCAGAGAATGTGCTGCGCTACAAGCCTGTTCTGCCCCCTGCTGAACTGCGTAAAATGCTGCTTAGACTGGAAGTGTCTATCAAGGAACAAAGCCAGGATGATATCACCTCGGATATCTCGCTTATAGCTTCCATATGCCGGACTCATTTGCTGCCGGCTGATCAGGTGGCTTTTGCCTACAATCAGATTGTCAGCCTGTATTACAAGTACTATGAATCTTCTTGGAGCTCCGGTCCGGAGCTGTTAACCTATGAAACGATCGCCCGTCAGCACTGCACCTCTGAAGAGCTTTTTGCCCGCCTTGGGGCCAGCTTTGAAAATGCAGCCGGTGAACCGGCTGTTAGCCCGAGCGGGCTTGCCAAGCGGGTGCTGGATTATATAGATGACAGCTTTACCGAAGATCTGCTTCTAAGCGAGGTAGCCCGGAACTTCCGCCTCAGCACCGGCTATGCAAGTGCCCTCGTCAAGAGGGAAACAGGCTCTACGTATTCGGACTATGTGACTGCCAAACGTCTGCAGCTGGCCCGCCAGCTGCTCGCAGACCCGGAGCTGTCGATCCACGAGATCGTACAGCGGATTGGCTATAAGGATTATTTCCATTTCAACAAGCTGTTTAAGAAACACTTCGGTGTAACGCCAAGCAAATACCGCAAACTGTGA
- a CDS encoding sensor histidine kinase codes for MRNPFHNVGLFRQLVYLIGVTFIIVLVSFAVSNKIAERTVEKQVADSADKIVLQVEETLANFFKDMDGISYSLLYSTILQNYLSSDDPLTKILMNPEIIAEFSSTLALKEEVMGIQLYNREGELATSIGKPFAPVQQRSADEIKYELGTSDQAGRTFYTISVPVYNLQNNRVLKDYRGMCVFYMDVKNFTSVLGKSKLTEHSRLFLTDERDRIITGSDGPDSRVLADVDQHSSGKEYIVLKKTLANGWKIVSDIPRAELLSELDLVKRLNVVAYAVISLVFLLFLLLFYFQLLRPVRALLDFVNSYARRGGQARFHNSYHNEIGVLGTSINHMLDSIVQLGNDVQNAQRKMYESELDRKQMEITAYRNQINPHFLYNTLESIRALSLYHKVGDIAEITSSLSRLFRYSVKGDNFVTIREEIAHMQEYARIIDFRFRGKITIRFEVEESLTEVRTLKLLLQPLVENAVFHGLERKIGPGTVTVTLHSVHSDFIRAVVADDGIGFRDDKLEQLQAFLLHAELTGDHRTGLQGSGIGLANSFRRLKLFYGGQAALKIEAGPVQGTIVTLDFPIHIPLDETEAD; via the coding sequence ATGCGCAATCCATTTCACAATGTAGGCTTGTTCAGACAGCTGGTCTACTTGATCGGAGTAACGTTTATTATCGTGCTGGTATCATTCGCTGTTTCTAATAAAATTGCAGAGCGTACGGTAGAGAAGCAGGTCGCAGACTCAGCTGACAAAATCGTGCTCCAGGTAGAGGAGACGCTGGCCAACTTTTTTAAGGATATGGACGGGATCTCTTACTCTCTGCTTTACAGCACCATCTTGCAAAATTACTTAAGCAGCGATGATCCGCTCACGAAGATTCTGATGAATCCGGAGATCATTGCCGAGTTCTCCAGTACACTGGCCCTGAAGGAAGAGGTAATGGGCATCCAGCTCTACAACCGGGAAGGGGAGCTCGCCACCAGTATCGGCAAACCCTTTGCTCCAGTGCAGCAAAGATCAGCAGATGAAATTAAATATGAGCTGGGCACCTCTGACCAGGCCGGCAGAACCTTCTATACCATTTCAGTACCTGTGTACAATTTGCAGAATAACCGTGTACTTAAGGACTACCGCGGTATGTGCGTATTTTATATGGACGTCAAAAATTTCACCTCGGTCTTAGGCAAATCGAAGCTGACCGAGCATTCGCGCCTGTTCCTGACCGATGAGCGGGACCGCATTATAACCGGCTCTGACGGACCGGATTCCCGCGTGCTGGCAGATGTCGATCAGCACAGCTCCGGCAAGGAGTATATTGTGCTCAAGAAGACACTGGCCAACGGCTGGAAAATTGTCAGTGACATCCCCCGTGCCGAGCTTCTGTCAGAGCTGGATCTGGTCAAACGGCTGAATGTTGTTGCTTATGCCGTGATTTCACTGGTGTTCCTGCTGTTTCTGCTGCTGTTCTATTTCCAGCTGCTGCGCCCCGTACGCGCCCTGCTGGATTTCGTAAATTCATATGCGCGCAGGGGAGGACAAGCCCGGTTCCATAACAGCTACCATAATGAAATTGGCGTGCTGGGCACAAGCATCAATCATATGCTGGATTCGATTGTACAGCTGGGAAATGATGTGCAGAATGCGCAGCGGAAAATGTACGAATCCGAGCTGGACCGCAAGCAGATGGAGATCACCGCTTACCGGAATCAGATCAATCCCCACTTTTTATACAATACACTGGAAAGCATCCGGGCCTTATCCCTTTACCACAAGGTAGGTGACATCGCTGAAATTACCTCCTCCTTATCAAGGCTGTTCCGGTATTCCGTTAAAGGGGATAACTTTGTTACGATACGTGAAGAGATTGCACATATGCAGGAATATGCCCGTATTATTGACTTTCGTTTCAGAGGTAAAATCACGATCCGCTTTGAGGTGGAAGAGTCCTTAACCGAGGTGAGAACACTTAAGCTGCTGCTTCAGCCATTGGTTGAAAACGCTGTCTTCCACGGGCTGGAGCGTAAAATCGGACCCGGCACGGTTACCGTTACGCTGCATAGCGTTCATTCAGACTTCATCCGGGCTGTCGTCGCAGATGACGGGATCGGATTCCGTGACGACAAGCTGGAACAGCTCCAGGCTTTTTTGCTGCACGCTGAGCTTACAGGCGACCATCGTACAGGACTGCAGGGCTCCGGAATCGGCCTCGCTAACAGCTTCCGCCGGCTTAAGCTGTTTTACGGCGGACAGGCAGCGCTTAAGATTGAGGCCGGCCCTGTTCAAGGCACAATTGTCACGCTGGATTTTCCCATTCATATTCCTTTAGATGAGACGGAGGCCGACTAA
- a CDS encoding AraC family transcriptional regulator produces the protein MKAFYELRSYPADLPLRIYRHENKLFSFHAHWHSDIEIVFVIEGDIRFGINQETHLLNQGEAAVCCSGDIHWYDSLDGATFYILVFQPGVLGSYAASPPDIRFSSSFFTDAIVRERGLHPGLLDSLKTIIDVIYAEMQVNEPFSRMCITAKTMELFALLQRHIPRTPLDAEQESRRLASLKTMQSIIDYLQSNYTSPLTLAETAQAFNLSTFHFCRLFKSLAGTNFKQYLDAIRVDAAEEQIRSTRDSITNIALECGFNNLRTFNRVFKSVKGYNPSSLRSGPGTTKGIED, from the coding sequence GTGAAGGCTTTTTATGAATTACGCTCTTATCCCGCTGACCTCCCTCTGCGCATTTACAGGCATGAGAACAAGCTGTTCTCCTTTCACGCCCATTGGCATTCGGATATTGAAATCGTTTTCGTTATAGAAGGCGATATACGGTTTGGAATCAATCAGGAGACTCACCTCCTGAACCAGGGGGAGGCAGCTGTATGCTGCAGCGGGGATATTCACTGGTACGATAGTCTGGATGGGGCTACGTTCTATATTCTGGTCTTTCAGCCCGGTGTTCTTGGCAGCTATGCAGCCAGTCCCCCGGATATCCGGTTCAGCAGCTCTTTCTTCACTGACGCTATTGTCCGTGAGCGGGGTCTTCATCCCGGATTGCTGGACAGCCTGAAGACGATTATCGACGTGATCTATGCTGAAATGCAGGTAAACGAACCCTTTTCCCGGATGTGTATCACCGCTAAAACAATGGAGCTGTTCGCGCTGCTGCAGCGCCATATTCCGCGTACCCCGCTGGATGCCGAGCAAGAAAGCAGGCGGCTGGCCAGCTTAAAGACTATGCAGAGCATTATTGATTATCTGCAGTCGAACTACACCAGCCCTTTAACCCTTGCTGAAACAGCGCAGGCTTTCAATCTCAGCACCTTTCATTTCTGCCGGTTGTTCAAGAGCCTGGCCGGCACCAATTTCAAGCAATATCTGGATGCCATCCGCGTGGATGCGGCCGAGGAGCAGATCCGCTCCACCCGTGACTCCATCACGAACATCGCACTGGAGTGCGGCTTCAACAACCTTAGAACCTTCAACCGGGTATTCAAGTCGGTCAAGGGCTATAATCCGTCGAGCCTGAGAAGCGGTCCAGGCACAACAAAAGGCATTGAAGACTGA
- a CDS encoding carbohydrate-binding protein, which translates to MYKNGEDFSSAVDGTTGTPLGGFGAGAVKFCAHNGTFAAVTQAPADQNDYSSMGSTRMQFYSYRGGSIETVDTLKAYCSNGRYEDDAVWPVHRVSFGTVQAIWIHMTAFSPLDRLNPELMSMPYAFYELVLVNRADTEAIAACSFQVELQSGPSVYTKGKGFAAKQWAVYAASSDPAAVISCGGDDSLFISHGEYTGQPEATLNKVAVKVNLAPQETKTLRFVLAWYDDTDPERAYYLNRYDNPGDIAQLGLDHFDSLKANAEELVHRMRRSNLPPWLLNQTLNTLANISNNSMYKKDGRVAFAEGEWTCFGTMDQMWHARQIINQLIPSFAWQELQYWARTQKDNGQIHHDFNSGGPDKSVLVDWDDKDHKDYREISKWVDLNCGFIISVFETFRATGDTEQLDFFWPYVRKAGERILEQVELYGSAEYPYTFDESENSYDAGGDPNPYNASLSAVAYRIMIRLAEMNGEAGLAEVYRMSYETAAASYRARYLQDALPAGRGCESYFAGQWLSLHLQLGEIWPAPETDAVLERLDSYYHPYYWGLGNLGGTYNEWTPYILVHYGGLLLQTGRTGEWAAMQKDAYNRQYNNRNYVFNHPLDILPAAVEFNYTATAVSGDKQYISMPGIWRNYYDIVGFHRDRHTKELWLKPVIPEELEHELKEAMFVTPEGYGSVNCRESGELRHNKEITVRFDQPVEVSIIHLADPYGAEVTVTVNGENTPFTRSGTGYARELLIEWNGTIDSTGLTIAAAGSPGVKPPRLPEKPSTGAGGVKPSALRSAYRYIEAESADETAGVSLVTPVGGTWYVTDCHNFDYIRHDNVVFDEVGSRTFKAKVSGIARHSKLEIVLDSVGGEVIGTCPVPQTGDDMWQYVSCPIARTTGTHSVILKFYGNSEDNLLHLDKYKFVQDDGRLDRSGWSAVASRNGLNAYAVLEEGTAAGWRASYQADGIQLVVDMAEEQCFNRITIDQDTGDNPGGFRLYVSEDGVHYGEAVAEGTGQGKAGQTEILFPQQKGRFIKLALADPEDRVWTMYELNVWSHG; encoded by the coding sequence TTGTACAAAAATGGGGAGGACTTCTCGAGTGCGGTAGACGGTACTACAGGAACGCCGCTGGGGGGCTTCGGAGCAGGTGCAGTCAAATTTTGCGCCCACAACGGAACCTTTGCCGCAGTCACACAAGCGCCGGCCGATCAGAATGATTACAGCTCTATGGGCAGCACAAGAATGCAGTTCTATTCATACCGGGGCGGAAGCATTGAAACCGTAGATACCCTTAAGGCTTACTGCAGCAACGGACGTTATGAGGATGATGCGGTCTGGCCGGTCCATAGGGTCAGCTTCGGTACGGTTCAAGCTATCTGGATACATATGACTGCATTTTCGCCGCTGGACCGCCTGAACCCGGAGCTGATGAGCATGCCTTACGCTTTTTATGAGCTTGTTCTGGTGAATCGCGCCGATACTGAAGCAATAGCCGCTTGTTCCTTTCAGGTAGAGCTGCAATCCGGCCCGTCCGTCTACACAAAAGGAAAAGGCTTCGCAGCAAAACAATGGGCCGTTTATGCCGCCAGCAGCGATCCGGCAGCGGTGATCAGCTGCGGCGGGGATGACAGCCTCTTTATCAGCCATGGGGAATATACGGGACAGCCTGAAGCTACCCTTAACAAGGTTGCTGTTAAAGTAAACCTGGCCCCGCAGGAGACGAAGACGCTGCGTTTTGTACTGGCCTGGTATGATGATACCGATCCGGAACGCGCCTATTATTTGAACAGGTATGACAATCCCGGTGATATTGCACAGCTGGGCTTAGACCATTTTGATAGTCTCAAGGCTAATGCAGAGGAGCTTGTTCACCGGATGCGCCGGTCCAATCTGCCTCCATGGCTCCTGAATCAAACCTTGAATACGCTCGCAAATATATCGAATAACTCCATGTATAAAAAAGACGGGAGAGTCGCTTTTGCAGAAGGGGAATGGACCTGCTTCGGTACGATGGACCAGATGTGGCATGCGCGGCAGATCATCAATCAGCTGATTCCCTCCTTCGCCTGGCAGGAGCTGCAGTATTGGGCCAGAACCCAGAAGGATAACGGGCAAATCCACCATGACTTCAACAGCGGCGGACCGGACAAGTCCGTATTGGTGGACTGGGATGATAAGGATCACAAGGATTACAGGGAGATCAGCAAATGGGTGGATTTGAACTGCGGCTTTATTATTTCGGTCTTTGAAACCTTCCGTGCCACCGGAGATACGGAGCAGCTGGATTTCTTCTGGCCTTACGTCAGGAAGGCGGGGGAGCGGATTCTGGAGCAGGTGGAGCTCTATGGCAGCGCTGAGTACCCGTATACCTTTGACGAATCAGAGAACTCATATGATGCAGGCGGCGACCCGAACCCGTATAATGCCAGTCTTTCTGCAGTTGCCTACCGGATTATGATCAGGCTTGCTGAGATGAACGGTGAAGCCGGGCTGGCTGAGGTATACCGCATGAGTTATGAAACAGCGGCAGCTTCATACCGGGCCCGTTATTTGCAGGATGCCCTGCCTGCAGGGCGAGGCTGTGAATCCTATTTTGCCGGACAATGGCTGTCTCTGCACCTGCAGCTCGGTGAAATATGGCCGGCGCCGGAAACGGATGCTGTACTGGAGAGGCTGGACAGCTATTACCATCCCTATTATTGGGGGCTGGGCAATCTGGGCGGGACCTATAACGAATGGACCCCGTATATTCTTGTTCACTATGGCGGGCTGCTGCTTCAGACCGGAAGAACCGGCGAATGGGCAGCCATGCAGAAGGATGCCTATAACAGGCAGTACAACAACAGGAATTATGTATTTAATCATCCGCTGGATATCCTGCCGGCGGCGGTGGAGTTCAATTATACCGCTACTGCGGTCTCCGGGGATAAGCAGTATATCAGCATGCCGGGAATCTGGCGGAACTATTACGATATCGTAGGCTTCCACCGTGACAGGCATACGAAGGAGCTGTGGCTGAAGCCGGTTATTCCGGAGGAGCTGGAGCATGAGCTGAAGGAAGCCATGTTTGTCACCCCGGAAGGCTACGGGTCCGTCAACTGCAGAGAGAGCGGGGAGCTCCGGCACAATAAAGAGATCACCGTAAGGTTCGATCAGCCTGTTGAAGTAAGCATCATACATCTTGCCGATCCTTACGGGGCGGAAGTGACGGTGACAGTTAACGGGGAGAATACTCCATTTACCCGTTCCGGTACCGGATATGCCAGGGAGCTGCTGATCGAATGGAACGGCACGATTGACAGCACAGGGCTTACCATAGCTGCAGCCGGAAGCCCCGGGGTCAAGCCGCCCCGGCTGCCGGAGAAACCATCCACCGGTGCCGGCGGCGTGAAGCCCTCGGCGCTCCGGAGCGCTTACCGTTATATTGAAGCTGAGAGCGCGGATGAAACGGCGGGAGTAAGCCTGGTGACCCCTGTCGGGGGGACGTGGTATGTAACCGACTGCCATAATTTTGATTATATCCGGCACGATAACGTGGTATTTGATGAGGTTGGCTCCAGGACCTTCAAGGCAAAGGTATCCGGTATAGCCCGTCATTCCAAGCTTGAGATTGTGCTGGACAGCGTGGGAGGGGAAGTCATCGGTACTTGCCCTGTTCCGCAAACCGGGGATGATATGTGGCAATATGTGAGCTGCCCGATTGCCAGAACGACCGGTACCCATAGTGTTATTCTGAAATTTTATGGGAATTCAGAGGACAATCTGCTTCATCTGGATAAGTATAAGTTTGTGCAGGACGACGGTCGGCTGGACCGCTCGGGCTGGTCGGCTGTTGCCTCCCGAAACGGCCTTAATGCCTATGCCGTCCTGGAGGAGGGCACTGCGGCAGGCTGGAGAGCCTCATATCAGGCTGACGGGATTCAGCTCGTTGTGGATATGGCGGAGGAGCAGTGCTTCAACAGAATCACAATTGATCAGGATACCGGAGATAACCCCGGCGGCTTCCGGCTGTATGTTTCGGAGGACGGTGTACATTACGGGGAAGCTGTTGCAGAAGGGACCGGTCAGGGAAAGGCAGGACAGACAGAAATCCTCTTTCCGCAGCAGAAGGGCCGGTTTATCAAGCTGGCTCTGGCCGATCCTGAGGACCGGGTATGGACGATGTATGAGCTGAATGTCTGGAGCCACGGCTAA
- a CDS encoding helix-turn-helix domain-containing protein: MSKYLLKLLAYSLVLGILPTIIIGFASYSTASRDMETKVKEMNMQWLDQTQMRVEQILRTTEKSATQFANSSLVRESISSPLSSYNFEAVRQLTKELYNLQSSDAIITQAHLVSLEQNWALNLNVMKPLDQLENYQEFVENARQPKSIFWYTGVSASGTDDLYEPVETITLVHKIPILPRTNEPQGLLVVSIVLSEVQDVMQLSSNVSSRNYILDRTGADILAAGPDKSRYEEINSKVLDRLNSDTERPSGILNTKLDGKEAAVMYRSSGYNSWTYISVVDIGEIKKDTRKIAGFTILVCLTILLIVVTLALYGSRRMYLPIRNLLKVARTYGDSDSDQRTPRSRDDLEYIKSSFQSLAGSRDQLEKQMMGQTSHLKEYFVLKLLTGQISENDYLFRSDKYGFPEGWRSLGVLALQIDNLQETRCREEDRELLLYAISNIAQEVLPASLRFPPITLNGSQVTLIATDKEDREAVRKILYEAAECIKLNAEKVLQIKVSIGISNPYVQLTDTVHAYAESLNALKARISLGPEMIIHYGDTGNHAADSHYEYSHLKILEDRVIYAIKEMQPDSASELLGQYLDTLVHKDRPLYEHQTMLLQLASGILRIAQEQGIPVKQVLEGESSLRKIFQLQTREEIIHWFESRLFKPLIRLLSDSSKIQYVKIADRLVNLIHEQYDQDITLEMYSKLLSYHPVYLSRIFKREIGVSFSDYLTDYRMKMAKEMLETTDMRIAEISEKIKYKNISSFIRSYKKTYQITPGQYRENMMNGAQE; the protein is encoded by the coding sequence TTGAGCAAATACTTGCTGAAGCTGCTTGCGTATAGTCTGGTGCTGGGCATTCTGCCTACGATCATTATCGGCTTTGCCTCCTACTCTACAGCTTCAAGGGATATGGAGACGAAGGTCAAGGAAATGAATATGCAGTGGCTGGATCAGACGCAGATGCGTGTCGAGCAGATTCTCAGAACTACAGAGAAATCGGCTACCCAGTTTGCCAATTCCTCGCTCGTCAGGGAATCCATAAGCAGCCCGTTATCTTCATATAACTTTGAGGCCGTCCGCCAGCTAACCAAGGAGCTGTATAACCTGCAGTCAAGTGATGCCATTATTACGCAGGCGCACCTGGTCAGCCTGGAGCAGAACTGGGCGCTCAACCTGAATGTTATGAAGCCGCTGGATCAGCTGGAGAACTATCAGGAATTTGTGGAAAATGCCAGACAGCCGAAGAGCATCTTCTGGTATACGGGGGTCTCGGCTTCCGGTACCGATGATTTATACGAACCTGTGGAAACGATTACATTAGTGCACAAAATCCCGATTCTGCCGCGGACCAATGAACCGCAGGGGCTGCTGGTCGTGAGCATTGTTTTATCTGAGGTCCAGGATGTCATGCAGTTGTCCTCGAACGTATCCAGCCGGAATTATATTCTGGACCGGACGGGGGCGGATATTCTGGCTGCCGGACCGGATAAGTCCAGATATGAAGAAATTAACAGCAAGGTGCTTGATCGGCTTAACTCCGATACCGAACGGCCGTCAGGAATATTGAATACGAAGCTGGACGGAAAAGAAGCAGCTGTCATGTACCGTTCCTCAGGCTATAACAGCTGGACCTATATTTCGGTGGTGGATATAGGGGAGATCAAAAAGGATACGCGGAAAATAGCCGGATTCACCATTCTGGTATGTCTGACTATCCTGCTGATTGTCGTTACTTTAGCTTTGTATGGAAGCCGCAGAATGTATCTGCCTATCCGTAATCTGCTGAAGGTGGCGCGGACCTACGGGGATTCCGATTCAGACCAGCGTACCCCGCGCAGCCGGGATGATCTTGAATATATCAAGTCAAGTTTTCAGTCGCTTGCCGGATCACGGGATCAGCTGGAGAAGCAGATGATGGGCCAGACCAGCCATCTGAAGGAATATTTCGTGTTAAAGCTGCTCACCGGCCAGATCAGCGAAAATGATTATTTATTCCGCTCAGACAAATACGGCTTTCCTGAAGGCTGGAGGAGCCTCGGGGTGCTTGCCCTGCAGATTGATAATCTGCAGGAGACCCGCTGCCGGGAAGAGGACCGTGAGCTGCTGCTGTATGCGATCAGCAATATCGCCCAGGAGGTGCTGCCTGCCTCGCTCCGTTTTCCGCCAATTACGCTGAACGGCTCTCAGGTTACGCTGATTGCTACAGATAAGGAAGACAGGGAGGCGGTTAGAAAGATTCTGTATGAGGCTGCAGAGTGTATCAAGCTAAATGCTGAGAAGGTGCTGCAGATTAAGGTGAGCATCGGAATCAGCAATCCGTATGTCCAGCTCACAGATACCGTCCATGCCTATGCGGAAAGCCTCAATGCCCTAAAGGCGCGGATCAGCCTGGGACCGGAAATGATCATTCATTACGGCGATACCGGCAACCATGCAGCAGACAGTCATTATGAATACTCTCATCTGAAAATTCTGGAGGACCGGGTAATCTACGCTATCAAGGAAATGCAGCCGGACAGCGCTTCTGAGCTGCTGGGCCAGTATCTGGACACCCTCGTCCATAAGGACCGCCCGCTGTATGAGCATCAGACTATGCTGCTGCAGCTGGCCTCCGGCATCCTGCGGATCGCCCAGGAGCAGGGAATTCCGGTCAAGCAGGTGCTGGAGGGTGAGAGCAGCCTCAGAAAGATTTTTCAGCTGCAGACCCGGGAGGAGATCATTCACTGGTTCGAATCCAGGCTGTTCAAGCCTCTGATCAGGCTGCTGTCTGACAGCTCCAAAATTCAGTACGTTAAAATTGCCGACAGGCTGGTGAATCTGATTCATGAGCAGTACGATCAGGATATTACCCTGGAAATGTACTCGAAGCTGCTGAGCTATCATCCGGTGTACCTGAGCCGTATTTTCAAGCGGGAGATTGGGGTCTCGTTCAGCGATTATCTGACGGACTACCGGATGAAGATGGCCAAGGAGATGCTGGAGACGACGGATATGAGGATAGCGGAAATCAGCGAGAAAATAAAATATAAAAATATCAGCTCTTTTATCCGCAGCTACAAGAAAACCTATCAGATTACCCCGGGCCAATACCGGGAGAATATGATGAATGGAGCCCAGGAATGA
- a CDS encoding extracellular solute-binding protein — MKINLCRGAAILMLPAVLAGCGPVDGSSRQSAGPAPFHLSIGATLIGELPPNNNEVEKAIEAYTDTELQIDWIPMSAYDDKLRLMIAAGELPKLVKLGYTPDYISTIKAGQFWELGPLLKDYPNLSVLDSEYYSNISVEGRIYGIPIVRDLGRATIQYRQDWFDKLGLKVPVTLEDWYTVVRAMTLEDPDGNGKQDTYGMVLDKRYNQDASSMLTRISVSQGGPNKWLVENGRFTPEFMTGTFYETMQLFRRLYAEKLINSDFVVIDNNEASRIYDSGRAGIQISGGNVQSWMDKLIKTVPDAKVDVAFLAGPAGSRLPGEPGNAGFFAVPKDSVKTLEEVKQILEFLDKLFEPPMQTVITRGIEGRHWSDQGDYAEITDRTLDLREVKPYRDLLPNLAEYQRSIKPVRQPELYQKNQQIGKMNREYTVENPGLTLESDTYRERGKELETIILDAQTKFIMGMIDQEGWRAELAKWQAAGGNQMCLEYEQAYSSRAAE, encoded by the coding sequence ATGAAAATAAATCTCTGCCGTGGTGCAGCTATCCTGATGTTGCCGGCTGTTCTTGCCGGCTGCGGGCCTGTGGACGGAAGCTCCAGGCAATCCGCCGGCCCGGCCCCGTTTCATCTGTCTATAGGTGCCACCCTGATCGGTGAGCTGCCGCCCAATAATAATGAAGTAGAGAAGGCTATTGAAGCTTATACGGACACCGAACTGCAGATCGACTGGATTCCGATGTCTGCTTATGATGACAAGCTTAGGCTGATGATTGCAGCAGGTGAGCTCCCTAAGCTGGTTAAGCTGGGCTATACACCGGACTATATAAGCACGATCAAAGCCGGCCAATTCTGGGAGCTCGGGCCGCTGCTGAAGGATTACCCCAATTTATCAGTGCTGGACAGCGAGTATTACAGTAACATCTCGGTGGAAGGGCGGATCTATGGCATCCCCATTGTCCGTGATCTCGGCCGGGCGACCATCCAGTACCGCCAGGACTGGTTCGATAAGCTGGGCCTGAAGGTTCCGGTTACGCTGGAGGACTGGTACACTGTCGTGCGCGCGATGACCTTGGAGGACCCTGACGGGAACGGAAAGCAGGATACCTACGGCATGGTGCTGGATAAAAGATACAACCAGGATGCCAGCTCGATGCTGACCCGGATTTCTGTATCCCAGGGCGGGCCGAACAAGTGGCTGGTGGAGAACGGCAGGTTTACCCCCGAATTCATGACCGGGACCTTTTATGAAACCATGCAATTATTCAGAAGGCTGTACGCGGAGAAGCTGATCAATTCTGATTTTGTAGTTATCGATAATAATGAAGCCTCCAGAATCTATGATTCAGGTCGTGCGGGCATCCAGATCTCCGGAGGAAACGTCCAGAGCTGGATGGATAAATTAATCAAGACAGTGCCGGACGCGAAGGTGGATGTAGCCTTTCTTGCCGGACCTGCAGGCAGCCGTCTGCCGGGTGAACCGGGCAATGCCGGATTCTTCGCAGTTCCCAAGGATTCTGTAAAAACACTGGAGGAGGTGAAGCAGATCCTCGAATTTCTCGACAAGCTGTTTGAGCCTCCGATGCAGACCGTAATTACAAGGGGAATTGAAGGCCGGCATTGGTCTGACCAGGGAGATTATGCCGAAATTACGGACCGCACGCTGGATCTGAGAGAGGTGAAGCCGTACAGGGATCTGCTGCCCAATCTGGCAGAGTATCAGCGTTCGATTAAGCCGGTCCGCCAGCCTGAGCTGTACCAGAAGAATCAGCAGATCGGCAAAATGAACAGGGAATATACCGTAGAGAATCCGGGCCTGACACTGGAGTCGGACACCTATAGAGAAAGAGGCAAGGAGCTGGAGACTATTATTCTGGATGCCCAGACCAAATTCATTATGGGCATGATTGATCAGGAGGGCTGGCGGGCGGAGCTGGCCAAGTGGCAGGCGGCAGGCGGCAATCAAATGTGTCTTGAATATGAGCAGGCCTACAGCAGCAGGGCGGCGGAATAA